A genomic stretch from Musa acuminata AAA Group cultivar baxijiao unplaced genomic scaffold, Cavendish_Baxijiao_AAA HiC_scaffold_1138, whole genome shotgun sequence includes:
- the LOC135671096 gene encoding gibberellin 3-beta-dioxygenase 1-like: MSSLTARPLHQLELNTLSHVPDAYAWSALNDLPYGDDVVPVVDLASPDAVGLIGRACEEWGAFQITGHGIPLHLLDRVEAQTRLLFSLPTAQKLKAARGPGSLSGYGLANTSSFYSNIFWSEGFTIIGSPYDDARKLWPEDYEEYCCVMEEYNRLIKVLSGRLLRSMMLSLGLHEEDMDWAGLLSKADPVLQLNYYPVCPEPDRAIGIAHHTDSSFITILYQSSGESGLQLVHREDAAGPARWVTVPPCRGALVVNVGDLCEIVFNGRIRSVMHRAIVNRTQTRVSVAYFCGPPRQFNVAPIEKLVGPNERPAYRAMSWPEFLSLKRKLYNKTLEYLRSPEEEAEDHKNTSEMANQK; the protein is encoded by the exons ATGTCGTCTCTCACCGCCCGACCCCTCCACCAGTTGGAGTTGAATACCCTATCCCATGTCCCGGACGCTTATGCATGGTCCGCCCTGAACGACCTTCCTTACGGAGACGACGTCGTCCCCGTCGTCGACCTCGCGAGTCCCGACGCCGTCGGTCTCATCGGCCGGGCATGCGAGGAGTGGGGCGCGTTCCAGATCACCGGGCACGGCATCCCGCTCCATCTGCTGGACCGCGTCGAGGCACAGACGCGCCTCCTCTTCTCCCTccccaccgcccagaagctcaaggCCGCTCGAGGCCCCGGTAGCCTCAGCGGCTACGGCCTCGCCAACACCTCCTCCTTCTACTCCAATATCTTCTGGTCCGAGGGCTTCACCATCATAGGATCTCCCTACGACGACGCCCGCAAGCTCTGGCCCGAAGACTACGAAGAGTACTG TTGCGTGATGGAAGAATATAACAGGCTGATAAAGGTTCTGAGCGGGAGGCTGCTGCGGTCGATGATGCTTTCGTTGGGCCTCCACGAGGAAGACATGGACTGGGCCGGACTTCTTAGCAAGGCCGATCCTGTGCTCCAGCTAAACTACTACCCGGTCTGCCCCGAGCCCGACAGGGCCATCGGCATCGCCCACCACACCGACTCCAGCTTCATCACCATCCTCTACCAGAGCAGCGGCGAGAGCGGGCTTCAGCTCGTGCACCGGGAAGACGCAGCGGGCCCCGCTCGGTGGGTGACGGTGCCGCCGTGTCGTGGAGCCCTGGTCGTGAACGTCGGAGATCTGTGTGAGATCGTATTCAACGGTCGGATCCGAAGCGTGATGCACCGGGCCATCGTCAACCGTACCCAGACTCGCGTCTCAGTGGCGTACTTTTGTGGGCCTCCGCGCCAGTTCAATGTTGCGCCCATCGAGAAGCTGGTTGGCCCAAACGAGCGCCCGGCATATCGAGCCATGTCGTGGCCCGAGTTCCTGAGCTTGAAGAGGAAACTCTACAACAAGACGCTGGAATACTTGAGATCGCCGGAGGAGGAAGCGGAGGATCACAAGAACACCTCCGAGATGGCCAATCAGAAGTAA